The Methanosphaera cuniculi region CAGATAAAGATGTTGAAGGGTTAGCAGATTACCTTGAAGGTCAACCAGCTATGGTCTTCACAGAAATGAATCCATTCAAACTATTTAAAATCTTAGAAGATAGTAAAACGGAAGCTCCAGCAAAAGCTGGAAGTATTGCTCCAGCTGATATCGTAGTTCCAGCAGGAGATACATCATTCCCACCAGGTCCAATTCTTGGTGAATTACAACAAGCAGGTATTCCTGCAAAAATAGATAAAGGAAAAATTGTAGTAACCGACGATGCTACTGTAGTAAGCGAAGGTGAAGAAATTCCTAAAAACGTTGCAGATATCTTAACAAAACTTGAAATCCACCCAATGGAAGTGGGAATTGATTTATTAGCAGTTTGTGAAGGAGACACAATATATACAGCAGATGTACTTAAAATTGATGAAGAAGAAACTCGTCAAATAATTGCAAATGCTTTCCAAAGTGCTCTTAACTTATCAGTATTCGCTGGTATCTTAAACAGTGAGTCAACACCTGTACTCATACAGAAAGCAGCTAATGAAGCTCTAAACTTAGCATTAAATG contains the following coding sequences:
- a CDS encoding 50S ribosomal protein L10, producing the protein MPHVADWKKEKVADLENLTNTHEIVGIVNLADIPAPQLQTMRRSLGKDAVLRMSRKNFIKIALEQSDKDVEGLADYLEGQPAMVFTEMNPFKLFKILEDSKTEAPAKAGSIAPADIVVPAGDTSFPPGPILGELQQAGIPAKIDKGKIVVTDDATVVSEGEEIPKNVADILTKLEIHPMEVGIDLLAVCEGDTIYTADVLKIDEEETRQIIANAFQSALNLSVFAGILNSESTPVLIQKAANEALNLALNANVLTSETTDKILAKAYSQMLALASQLSEDATDDELKDKLSSQATVAAAPVADDNDDEVEEEDEEVSAAAGLGALFG